The Periplaneta americana isolate PAMFEO1 chromosome 14, P.americana_PAMFEO1_priV1, whole genome shotgun sequence region CACTGTACATACATTCACATAAAGTAAActttccgacagtgagatgctgacacctacaggctaaaatacagactattaaattcctcctcgagatatagcacgtgaacgataggcatcgatgtacctgacatctgtaggatagattcactttTCACTTAAAGCTTTGTGCTGTTAACGAGTTATAAGTGCCCGGAGAAAGACAATTTTCCCCCGCGCATGCGTGGAATTGCtctaaccttcttgaaaagagcacggcttgtacgtgaccggatgttgccaagtttacgtaAGAAGTTTATgtaagatgcgggaagtttaaaatactcgattctgatattattcactcccactacgtcaatacggtattaaataataaaactagtcgtgcattgtAATAGAAACAAGGTGTTCAAGTGCTCTGACTGACGCACTGCCACTGCTTGTAAGAAAATCACATTGAAAATCTATTAATTGAGGTTTGAGTTCTTCGAAGTATTagaggaaaatggtgacttgaaCACATATAAAATATCTTCATGTCCTTTCTTAAAGCAGTGAAACCGGCTGTTCAAATCCTCTTCTAATAACTGAGCCTATTAGATTCAAAACCCGCATTGTCCATATTTTAATCGAAAGCAAGCTCCTCTCTTTCAGATGATAATCTTTCGGCACTGCTGCGTATAGCTGTTACCGACATTACTTCACATTTTGAACGTATGGCCAAAGGTTCAGATCAAGATGATTAATTTTCCTACTTCTGTTTTGCATTATTTATGTTTGCGCAAGGGGAAATTCAAATACCAATTCAACAAACCACAGTAAACTTcttattgtatataataaatgACAGTTCGCTAGCGTGTTTCCTATACTGATTACTTTGAATGAATTTTATCCAGTACCTTATATGTTTGCTGCTTTAATTTTTATCAGTGTAGTAGAACGTGAAATTAACGTTCTACTCTCTTGCACGTTCACTATAATACTAATCCGTCACTGCAAATGAGAAACAGTGAGGACCTCATCCCCTTCAGTTTTGCAGTTAATGAACTGAATGTTATCCGGGTTGCGTTCACTATGAATTCGGCGCAAATTGTTTtctctgggaaaactatcaagttttgactctatgttgtatggacattttttgatcctgtagaccgtccccgacgactgtgagaAGGacagcacttataccccttacacactGTATAAGGTGCACTATCAGCCAAAACAAACCTAAGTGCACGGATCCGTCTCGTATctgccctcgaaaagccaagtcaAACCAAAATTTCGTTGCCTGACACCAAAATCATGCATATGTGCAGTGTATAGAAAGGTATTCGCATTTTAAAATGTCACGTCTTTTTGTAATGTCCCTGTCcatatatgtaattaataaaataagactATGCTtctataaaatgaaattttaaaccaAAAATGATttagtatttcaaaataaaagacACATGAAACtgaataaattgtatttaatttaattaattacaaaatctCTTGTTTCGAGCACCATACATATTAATGTATAAGTTCATATATTGCTCTCTTAGCTCTATCAACTTTACTGTACATGCTGTAATTACATTGTTATTGCACTTCAATGTATTATACCTAATAAATAATACACATACATAATCCGGTATGTAACAAACTGGACCAGTATTAGACTATGCCTAAAACTGTCATTCGCCAGAAAATATAACAACACTACATGTTATGTTTTTACATAtcctttcaatttgttatttgaagtagtATTAACGttttgttgaaaattggaaaagtggcattaattgtaatttaattgttaCGTGCTACATATTTCTTGCagtgtttgttagtgtatgatAAGTCTATAATGAAAATAACTTTTCTTCAACGGCAGTCAGAGTTATTCAATGTAGATTCCGGTATTTGACTCAATCCATTGCAGGTAGCTGGTTACTCTGGTAAAGACAGCAGGGTACCCTTGTTCACAGCCATATGACGACCCAAATGACACAATACCAACTTGTGTGTATAGACCATCACTCTCTCCATAAATTAGTGGGCCACCACTGTCGCCCTGAAATACCAAAATTCTccatattgaaaaatatttacatcttgtttgaaataataaattatatccgAGATTTTCAATACATCTATTGAAAACATGACTTATATTCTGatctattaatatataaatattgtatacaaaagtagttataagATATCAAAAAGTGTCATGAtagtaaatttcaaaatttgtatgaaaattcAATTTATGGTGTaggctaataatatttttacacgTCTTAACACTAATCATTAGAGCTTTAAAAACTATCGATTATAGGCTACGCTACATCGTACGTAGAGCGCTATGTTTATAAAATGCTTCTGTGCACGCTCGACTAGTTACGAtagcggctgcttgtacagtccgctccgtatgaatgaactcgtaatagaatttacatttaaagaATTACTTTCAAGGTTTATTTCACAACTAAATTTTTTAATCTAGATCGTAGCATATACTTCTAAGCTGAGGAGCATTATAACCCCATTTATTAAAGTGTTTCATATTGTAtactctttattatattttcgtaTATTACGCATTTCCTCGTCTTTTAATCTTACTTTATGTTCATAAATATAGTCAATTTCAACCAATATCAATTTCAAGATGAACAACATTAACTTTGTCCAGTCGTTGGCTCTAATTTGAAAACAACCACCTGTTAGACTTAATTCTATGAAATTGAAATGTATGAACTGTAGTACGAAGAACGAACTGAAGAAAAATCTAATTATTGTACGAAATTATCACCTATACCTAATGAACAATaaatcattgaagttttctttacaataaattatttgcTAGAAATACAAATCTGAGGAAACTGAATCAGGCATATTAACTTCATTGCACTACATTAACTTACGTAAAAAGAAGGGAATAACGCAATagcataaattaatttcaaattaaatatgtataattatattcaCAAGATACTCACATTACATGTACTCTGGCCGCCGTAAGTTGAGACACAGAGGTTGGAAGAAGTAATCCCACTTCCAAATGTTTGTGCACATTCATTATTTGTGATCACTGTCAAATCTACAAACTGAAGTGCAGGTGTGATACCAGTAGCACCTGAATATTAAGCAAAATTAAGCAGTGAGCACTTCATAATATTGAATGTATATTATAACcagtcaccgtttttggcgtgtgaaataagtaatgggaacattaAGAGGGAGTATTTCATCTTTGCCGCAGGCTGTGGGCGAGAAAACTGACagctgtgattggcagattactGAGGTGACttgtgtttaggaggtggtactaCTCTCAGCTGAAGTGACAACAGATGTCTTTGACTGGGCACTGTACTCAATGACACATACCAGAAACGCAAAGTGGGAGTATTTTGCCTTTGCCGCAATCAGTGGGCAATAAGACTggcaattgtgattggcagattgctgacgtgacgtgtagttggatggtaccattctcagctggaCTGGCAACAAATGCTCATTGACTGGGCAATGAgttcaaggacacgcgccaaaaacccTGACGTTGGCTGTGCATTGCAATTCTATGAATAACATATTATAACTAACAGcattttctaaagaaaaaatTTTTGCTGAAATTCAGTTTAATCCTTAAACTTAACTGAAAGAGCGGTTTTGAATATACAAAAACTGAACATGATTTCTAAAAGCATTTCTATAGCATCTATGTGCAGCTGGGAGCTACAGACAAACTAAAAGAAGACGTCTTTGAGGTAAGGCCAGCCGAATACGTTtaggaaaatacaatttttttctattgatttctttctcaaattacaagaaaactagactacatttgacaataattttattgccatATTCATATTCAGCATGAAAAAATACATTGAATTCCTGTGTTTTCGTTTCCGTAAcagaaaaaagttaaattttaagTGTTATGTGTAAATTACACTGCAATTGTTTTCTGTGCTAATGCGATGTATAATATTCCTTTTTCATATCAGGTTAAATAATTGATCATTAAAATAATACTCTTCACAACATTTCTATTGTCCTCTCTGTACAAATCTTCTTCTCTGAAAAGTCACAACTGGTCCATAACGTTGTTACCACAACAGCAAAAGGAATTTTATTATCTCAGAGTTATATCAAAACAATGTACTAAAGTTTATTAAAACTAACTGGGTAGAAATTAATAATCGGAGTATTATTAATTCGAATGAAATTTGAGAAGAGTGCTGTTCATCTTcagatttatatttaaaaacaatatcacagtttttaattaaaattatttctaacaatACTAAATAATTACGCAGTTGACATAATATCGTTAAaggatacatttaaaaaatataattgtcaGAATAATTCTAAACTTACCATCATAAGTTTTCCCCCAGCCACTGACACGAAGAACAGAACCAACAAAACTGGTTCCTTGTTGAGAGTAAGTGGGTAGTCTCACAGGGCTgatataatctgaaaatattcgCAGATTATTGTACTATGTTTATGTAAGTTATGTTTTGTTGAATTTTCATACTTAcaatttacaaatgacttttagaaaacccggaggttcattgccgccttcacataagcccctcatcggtccctatcctgagctagattaatccagtccctatcatcatatcccacctctctcaaatccattttaatattatcctcccatctacgtctcggcttcctcaaaagatctttttcctcaggtcttccaactaacacactctatgcatttctggattcgcctatatgtgctacatgccctatcaatctcaaacgtctggatgtaatgtttctaataatgtcaggtgaaaaatacaatgcgtgcagttcttcgttgagtaactttctccattctcctgtaacttcatccctcttaaccccaaatattttcctaagcacctcattttcaaacacaattaatctctgtttctctctcaatgtgagattccaagtttcacaaccatagagaacaaccggtaatacaggtAACTGttctgtaaattctaactttcagtatttttgaaagcagactggatgataaaagcttctcaaccgaataatagcacaggcattttccatatttattctacgtttactttcttttctagtgtcatttatatttgttactgttgctctaagatatttgaattttccaccttttccaaggataaatttctaatttttatatttccacttcctacgatgttttggtcacgagacatattgtataaatattaaacagACATACATTATGTCGTATGCTTCATAGATAAACGCACTTACTTGTGAATTGCAGAGGTTGCGGTAGCTCGACCACAGCAATGTCGTTACGGATGAAAGTCGGATCGTAGGCTTCGTGTCTGATGCTAAATCTGGATGTGACGGTTCGCGAACCACTCTCTGTTGCGTCTAAACGGTTAGCTCCCAGTCGTACTTCGTATGTATTCCCTCTGCAATGttaaatatacgagtattattCTAGGGCggctattcaggtgaagtaggtgaagtgctaCTTCACCTGTATTTATatgaaaaaaacaattttatctcgtattaataattaattctagttattaccggtacctcattaataaaataaaaaaattcaatcgttatgaacagtgtttagttgtataaatagtatcTTTAACCGTCGCTGAATAGAATGTCAACtgttatgaacagtgtttagttgtataaatagtatcTTTAACCGTCGCTGAATAGAATGTCAACtgttatgaacagtgtttagttgtataaatagtatcTTTAACCGTCGCTGAATAGAATGTCAACtgttatgaacagtgtttagttgtataaatagtatcTTTAACCGTCGCTGAATAGAATGTCAACtgttatgaacagtgtttagttgtataaatagtatcTTTAACCGTCGCTGAATAGAATGTCAACtgttatgaacagtgtttagttgtataaatagtatcTTTAACCGTCGCTGAAtagaatgtcaactgttacgagcgtcGAGAGGTctctattggaacttacaatactgtagaggtgaaattatttgggatccTATTCTCATGCAACACttcgtttccatggtaacgtgacgtcacgcacggAAGAAAGATTATAATGAAGTGCGTTTTTGGGTTTTTTAGTTACGGAGAGCTGTCAGATTTGTTGTAGGtagagtaaccagtttgcagatctaacggtaataatagagaagggttgaagtTGGTCTCCAAGGCCGGTGTCTATTGttgaagggctgtgaaattttacaatgtgtaccctactacctgactcgagaaaagTATCTTCATTTCTTGTGTCCAAGCAGCCACCTCTGCAGCGGTAAATTCGCTgactctatgttattttattaggaatacatcccacatacattcgcaaagtGTAAAGTTGTTTTTCCGTGGTGTGTATTAGTTCTTCTCATGAGAACATGACCGTGCCAGTTTTCTTCCAACTCTCTTGTCTTTGAAAGTTTAACAtgcgcgtaaatgtacacatgtagtttaataGTGTGTACGCAGTGAGGGACGTGAGAAGGTATgcgccggtatggaataccgctACTGGTTTCTATgaccagaaaacataccgttagtgaaaaatgacatacggtcactgaaaaaatgtgatccataaaaatttgtttatacatttcttcacagcaaagggTACTATCTGTTTGATTCATAAATCTAAACCACaaccttctggaactgtattcaacgcgtatttagacacgtttatttgataagtcaacccctggaatgtttacaacggtagtatttcaagtatataAAGCTGTGATCTGTAGtttgtggtggccattgttgccaattcagTGACTGtattttttgttgcactttttattaatagtaaggcactttgaagctttaatattattttaaatgataaatctcaatggacattgcaaaataattattttattaagaaatttaatgtgttgcgtaagcttcaaaggttcgcgttactgactgcacgaaacaatttattgtacatcatgtatgtgtatgttattAGAGAGagggtatgccttttttaaatcgaggtatgccaaggacaaatcttggggtagcataccgcatctgtttttttccccacttccctcactgtgtGTACCCAAATACTTTCCCCTAGCTCCAGTTtatcttgcaaggacgcgtttttgcgtacttttaaatgtttttagtttcatttcattcattcgtgggtcgacctggttggcgagttggtatagtgctggccttctatgcccaaggttgcgggttcgatcccgggccagttcgatagcatttaagtgtgcttaaatgcgacaggctcatatcggtagatttactggcatgtaaaagaactcctgcgggacaaaattccggcacattcggcgacgctgatataacctctgcagttgcgagcgtcgttaaataaaacataacataacatttattcgTGGTCCGATTTTCCGGCTCACATTATTGcctacactcacacacacacacacacacacacacacatatatatatatatatatatatatatatatatatatatatatatacacacgtcTATATGGAAgggttaaggctgattcacaataaacctggaacgaaaacgacgagaacgagaacggaaatattgttaaaataaatgtatttaactgtGACCATTTACAatgaactattgtgaatgcttacatttaaatacatttattttaacattatttccgttctcgtttccgttcccggtttattgtgaaccagcctttactatcTAAGAGAGTAACTTAAATAGAAGTCGTATTTTCGTGAGATATTTTAGAACGAAGAATCCACAgtcaattttattattcatgtattttCGTCTCTCGGAGAATTCAAATGAGAGAcaattttaggctatatattcCCCGCCTGAGCGGAACAATGCGGCTCCTATCGCTTGGATGACGTCACCGTACAAGAATTCTCGAATGCCAAGTGCATAAACGTATCGCGTTAAAATTAATTTCGGaattgttttcaaaattaaaattcattatacaatactaattttacaataaaataattaaccatACGGTTAAAACTAGAATTTTTATAAATACTACAATGTActatttatattcattaaaatatatatatcagaATTAAAATATACTCACGCACAATGTCCAGCGGTGAGAATCCACTGTTCAGAGATGACAGAACCACCGCAGAAAAATGAGTTGTCAACGAAAAGTGCGACTTGCCAGGGAAACTGGCCGCGACTTGCAGTGTAACCACTAGTGATGCGAAGATCTCCACTCGACAAATGGACTTTCCCAGCGAATTCTGATCAGAACAGATTATTTTAAATTCGGTAAAAATAAGATTAATTCCATCATTTTTAGAAATAACATACTGTAGACAGAACTGTACGTATTCCATTATAATAGTGATGGATATTAGtgtgatattattttaatattaatattattattattattattattattattattattattattattattattattattattattattattattattaagttaagaTGAATCTGCGAGATCAATTTCCTTTATGAAAAAAGGTCATGCGCTTTGTACTGTAGTTTGGATTACAGATGTcaatgttctttttttgtttgtcTAAAATATTTCGAAGTTACGGATAAGCCCATCCTACTTGTAAAATGCATAGGCACCGACTTTTAGGAGCAAGACAATTTCTGCCCCCTCAAATTGTCTCGTAGGCCATTCCTAGATGGGTATGGGTTATTGCTTTACTCACTTCATCTGTCCATAGATGGCAAAATGAAATGACTTCGAATCAATGTCAATAATATATTCCTATCTTATCGCAGACTATCTCTGATTTACTTATAATATAATCTGATGGTTTTGGAGCATTTCAAACggcaaaatctttttttttctaatgataTATGTTACTGATATTTTATATCATTGCCCCATCAGATCTCTAGTTTCCCAATAGCGATCATTTTCACAGGTGGATTTCAGGGATTGACATTGTCGTAGATTTTCTCTGTCCATACAACGAGAAACTTCTTTGACTTTAGTATTTATTGGTTGCAGGAGAATAGATTGCCCGTCAAAATGTCTCATaatcaagattattattgtaaatgtaacgaaattcgtgttattttttatttatcttatctaTAATTCCGAATGTTAATTAATTAAGTGC contains the following coding sequences:
- the LOC138712956 gene encoding brachyurin-like, encoding MKSLITLVLLATACLLVEASLTKVNRRTMVMPVNPKHTAQEWRDIMAAQKKSPENVTDHKKGTKPQPEFAGKVHLSSGDLRITSGYTASRGQFPWQVALFVDNSFFCGGSVISEQWILTAGHCAGNTYEVRLGANRLDATESGSRTVTSRFSIRHEAYDPTFIRNDIAVVELPQPLQFTNYISPVRLPTYSQQGTSFVGSVLRVSGWGKTYDGATGITPALQFVDLTVITNNECAQTFGSGITSSNLCVSTYGGQSTCNGDSGGPLIYGESDGLYTQVGIVSFGSSYGCEQGYPAVFTRVTSYLQWIESNTGIYIE